A window from Toxoplasma gondii ME49 chromosome IX, whole genome shotgun sequence encodes these proteins:
- a CDS encoding RecF/RecN/SMC N terminal domain-containing protein (encoded by transcript TGME49_306310), with protein MPFEQREKHVGQVFGVPERATMHIKEVTIRGFRTYRHSTTIHFSPGYNCIVGANGSGKSNVLLAIAFALGEGGQSSTERRMLLHEGMNERVSDGSVQVVLANEDRRLCMYDDDEVQIRRVFSATTDDSFVQGKRISKSGLQQLLECAGFARGRSGTASSIASTSTAYFIQQGRIVQIALQSGAERLALLQTVAGGASFDAKTREIETLMRVGATEAGRIESQVKEIGEKLAEMSSERRELNECVHLEEEKEKIDYVLAELAWREAASYLETHARACAEQTTRIESLEERLEGAESLREDLEKQRELLKTQVSRQTALRDEAANVQTELRAEEEKLRLEANLWEKKEEAEIQGDAERDEKLRDLKEKLRIAEMKLANELRPSLDETQKKYQELQQRFQQAQQQLTALQCKRGILAARSHMQRGSSSRKSTSKEVSGGAKEAPRCSDADVQREIKQAEHLRKEETEMIKTLTAQIEALTRERAELEADREASQHGQAKAAEELRETEAAQRDLSKAFEEALEELRVHQAQLGELLQEYTVAKDALASAEDRFWQQLRTDVREGLHAAIDFARSRGWSTRTREKLEKQTSSTAPERPRNSSGDDTPSPEKQCEKTQMPAGMLLDFIHVAPEYRRAVEAVGAHALTAFLVPDARAAEDLLSYLKSRKTRACGSSVLGRRSREEEAKRDERSGCVQEGKPNVSITVVPLKEVAELQREKEELSRNKARRTRIRTLTEEGKCMPLVECVDVQLSYSASSSADGQQEGDSGVELVSAYIRSVLGRAMLVPSLAQTDDGLVSSLHEKGLDCVTVDGDVGFASGVVRGGGVMPSFLSSHADQQSRDLWAQPACGKLQAYRNLRQRQEQLDRLGQQIEEKRKRLAEVESRHDAFIEKEQLLSETRARCQANLEEAVASRQQIDGRLRATMDLLAAVEEGARQATQRVHGIKTLIQNLRRENVSPDTAGLSLSEEKDATRLPGEIRAMEKEMALLKDEAEQREREVREASSEVDFHLRKQVERLEREEARGRRSEAREKRQEVEERLAAVNRRMLQEEEVSRKCERRLRVLEEELEEKEGELDLAEKQRQGIVAQIEDALKTLQISKRAAESAQRAKDDAETLLAATGAAAAAAPDVSQLRLLSSRELAVKLGAVKKKLEGYSHVNRRAVEQFSNLQDDFMDLQQRESRQKGTQEAIREQLKILVRRKKKAVLASFDRVNEEFQKIFATLVPGGRAEMILQHSLLPDNAHGCFDDDAVQCAKGRDEKTRHRSNSLDAKARGQASRDKRFEMEHEEAKAGGEEGKEGDDGGASLIGVDIRAAFSDAGALTASTRGGADRANHQLALLNSTGGENRKDKDGRTHGMNQLSGGQKSLVSLALLLALQRVSCCLSSSPSAEFSAGEEVKETPGGVLLLDEVDAALDENHRRAAAQALAQTASRRISQVILTTFRPELLSPADALFHISQENRVSYVEEIDLRAAMDILQEQQGEEIALHEEASRRMERDSDARLRGLPLTFPPLPAH; from the exons ATGCCCTTtgagcagcgagagaaacatgtAGGACAAGTCTTTGGCGTTCCAGAGAGAGCAACGATGCACATCAAGGAGGTGACGATTCGCGGCTTCCGCACGTACCGACACTCCACGACGATCCACTTCTCTCCCGGCTATAACTGCATCG TCGGGGCAAATGGCAGTGGGAAGTCCAACGTCTTGCTCGCGATTGCGTTCGCGCTGGGCGAAGGCGGGCAGTCCTCGACAGAGCGGCGCATGCTTTTGCAT GAAGGCATGAACGAACGCGTCTCGGATGGCTCGGTCCAAGTGGTTCTCGCCAACGAGGATCGACGACTCTGCATG TACGATGACGACGAGGTCCAGATTCGCCGAGTCTTCAGCGCCACAACGGACGACAGCTTCGTCCAGGGCAAGCGAATCAG CAAGTCCGGTCTCCAGCAGCTCTTGGAGTGCGCAGGCTTCGCGCG AGGTCGCTCGGGCACTGCGTCGTCGATCGCCTCGACGTCGACTGCGTACTTCATTCAGCAAGGACGGATCGTGCAGATTGCCTTGCAGTCTGGCGCCGAGCGACTGGCGCTGCTGCAGACCGTCGCGGGCGGCGCCTCCTTCGACGCGAAGACGCGCGAAATCGAAACGCTCATGCGTGTGGGGGCGACGGAGGCAGGCCGCATCGAATCGCAGGTGAAGGAGATCGGCGAGAAGCTCGCAGAAATGtccagcgagagacgcgaactgAACGAGTGTGTCCacctcgaggaagagaaggagaaaatcGACTACGTTCTCGCGG AACTGGCTTGGCGCGAGGCTGCGAGTTATttggagacgcatgcgcgtgcatgcgcggagcAGACGACGCGAATCGAGtctctggaggagcggcTGGAGGGCGCCGAGAGTCTGCGGGAGGacctggagaagcagcgggaGCTGCTCAAGACGCAGGTATCCCGGCAAACGGCGTTGCGCGACGAGGCTGCGAACGTTCAGACGGAGCTCAgggcggaagaggagaagctccGACTCGAGGCGAACCTgtgggagaagaaggaggaagcagagattCAAGGTGACGCAGAGCGCGACGAAAAACTCCGAGACCTGAAGGAGAAACTGCGGATAGCGG AGATGAAACTCGCAAACGAACTTCGCCCGTCCCTCGatgaaacacagaaaaaataTCAAGAGCTCCAGCAGCGCTTCCAGCAG GCTCAACAGCAGCTGACGGCGCTGCAGTGCAAGCGCGGCATCCTGGCTGCTCGCAGTCACATGCAGCGTGGAAGTTCCTCGCGGAAGAGTACATCGAAGGAGGTTTCCGGAGGCGCAAAAGAAGCGCCGCGTTGCTCCGACGCAGATGTGCAGCGCGAAATCAAGCAGGCCGAGCACttgagaaaggaggaaacagaaatgATCAAGACGCTGACAGCTCAG ATCGAGGCACTTACGCGGGAGAGAGCTGAACTGGAAGCAGACCGCGAGGCCTCCCAACACGGGCAGGCGAAAGCAGCCGAGGAActgagggagacagaagcggcgCAACGAGACCTCAGCAAG GCTTTTGAGGAGGCTTTGGAGGAGCTTCGCGTTCACCAGGCTCAGCTAGGCGAGTTGCTTCAAGAATACACTGTGGCAAAGGACGCCCTCGCAAGCGCGGAAG ATCGTTTTTGGCAGCAGCTGCGAACGGACGTTCGCGAAGGCCTGCACGCCGCAATCGACTTTGCTCGCAGCAGAGGCTGGTCAACTCGAACTCGAGAGAAGTTGGAAAAGCAGACGTCTTCGACGGCCCCTGAGCGTCCTCGAAACTCCAGCGGCGACGACACTCCGTCGCCGGAGAAGCAAtgcgaaaaaacgcagatGCCAGCAGGCATGCTTCTCGATTTCATCCAC GTCGCTCCGGAGTACCGCCGAGCAGTTGAGGCAGTTGGAGCGCATGCGCTGACGGCGTTCCTGGTGCCTGACGCTCGCGCGGCTGAAGATCTTTTGTCCTACCTGAAGAGTCGAAAGACGCGAGCGTGTGGGTCCTCGGTTCTTGGCCGCCGAAGccgggaggaggaggcgaaaagagacgaacggAGCGGCTGCGTGCAGGAGGGAAAACCGAATGTCAGCATCACCGTCGTCCCCCTCAAGGAGGTagcagagctgcagagagaaaaggaagaactgAGCCGCAACAAAGCACGCCGAACGCGGATTCGCACTCtcacagaagaaggcaaatgCATGCCGCTTGTCGAG TGTGTGGACGTCCAGCTTTCTTATTCCGCCTCAAGCTCGGCGGACGGACAGCAggagggagacagcggcgtCGAGTTGGtgtcggcttatattcggagcGTCCTGGGCCGAGCGATGTTGGTGCCTTCCCTCGCGCAGACAGATGACGGCTTGGTTTCCAGTCTCCATGAGAAAG GGCTTGACTGCGTGACTGTGGACGGCGATGTGGGCTTCGCTTCTGGAGTCGTACGCGGCGGCGGCGTCAtgccttccttcctttcttcgcatgcagaccaGCAAAGCCGGGACTTGTGGGCGCAGCCGGCCTGTGGTAAACTGCAGGCCTATCGGAA TTTGCGGCAGCGGCAAGAGCAGCTGGATAGGCTCGGACAGCAaatcgaggagaagcgaaagagactcGCAGAAGTCGAATCC CGACATGACGCCTTCATCGAGAAGGAGCAGCTGCTCTCTGAGACACGGGCGCGGTGCCAGGCGAACCTGGAGGAGGCGGTAGCGAGCAGGCAGCAGATCGACGG TCGACTTCGCGCCACGATGGACCTCCTCGCGGCAGTCGAGGAAGGAGCTCGCCAGGCCACCCAGCGCGTGCATGGAATCAAGACTCTCATTCAAAA tttgagaagagaaaacgtttcGCCAGACACAGCAGGTCTCTCGTTgtcggaggagaaggacgccaCACGTTTGCCTGGAGAAATTCGTGCAATGGAGAAGGAGATGGCTTTGCTCAAAGACGAGgccgaacagagagagcgcgaagtCCGGGAAGCTTCGTCGGAAGTTGATTTCCATCTAAGAAAACAAGTTGAGAGG ctcgagcgagaagaggcgcgtGGACGCCGGTCTGAGGCTCGCGAGAAACGCCAAGAAGTGGAGGAACGGCTGGCTGCAGTCAACCGGCGCATGCTGCAA GAGGAGGAAGTCAGCCGCAAGTGTGAGCGCCGCCTCCGCGTGTTGGAG GAGGAgctcgaagagaaggaaggcgaactGGACCTCGCGGAAAAGCAACGACAGGGAATCGTCGCACAAATCGAAGATGCTCTCAAGACTCTCCAAATCAGCAAGCGCGCGGCGGAGAGTGCCCA GCGCGCGaaggacgacgcagagacgctgtTGGCGGCCACTGGGGCGGCAGCCGCGGCGGCGCCAGACGTCTCGCAGTTGAGGCTTCTCAGTTCCCGCGAGCTCGCAGTGAAGCTCGGCGCCGTAAAGAAG AAACTGGAGGGGTACTCGCACGTCAACAGGCGCGCAGTGGAACAGTTCTCAAATCTCCAAG ATGACTTCATGGATCTGCAGCAGCGCGAGAGCCGACAGAAGGGCACACAAGAGGCGATTCGAGAGCAACTTAAGATTTTggtgagaaggaagaagaaggccgtCCTCGCGTCCTTCGATCGCGTGAACGAAGAATTTCAAAAGATCTTTGCGACGCTGGTCCCTGGTGGACGCGCGGAAATG atTCTCCAGCATTCGCTCCTGCCGGACAACGCTCACGGGTGCTTTGACGATGACGCCGTGCAGTGCGCAAAGGGCCGCGACGAGAAGACCCGACACAGAAGCAACTCGCTGGACGCGAAAGCCAGGGGACAAGCAAGCCGAGACAAGCGTTTCGAGATGGAGCACGAAGAGGCCAAGgcaggcggagaagaaggaaaagagggagacgacggcggcgcctctctcATTGGAGTTGACATCCGGGCGGCGTTCTCCGACGCGGGCGCCTTGACTGCCTCCACACGAGGCGGCGCAGACAGAGCAAATCACCAGCTGGCTCTTCTGAACTCGACAGGCGGCGAAAACAGGAAGGACAAAGACGGGAGGACACACGGCATGAATCAACTATCAG GTGGGCAGAAGTCGCTGGTTTCGCTCGCACTGCTTCTGGCTCTCCAGCGCGTCTCGTGCTGTTTGTCGAGTTCTCCGTCGGCCGAGTTTTCTGCTGGcgaagaagtgaaggagACCCCGGGGggcgtccttctcctcgacgaAGTGGACGCTGCCCTTGATGAAAATCATCGGCGCGCGGCGGCCCAGGCGTTGGCCCAGACGGCCAGTCGAAGGATTTCTCAGGTGATTCTCACTACCTTCAG GCCGGAGCTGCTGTCGCCTGCGGACGCTCTCTTTCACATCAGCCAAGAGAATCGAGTTTCCTACGTGGAGGAAATCGACTTGCGAGCTGCGATGGACATCTTACAGGAGCAGCAGGGAGAGGAGATAGCGTTGCACGAGGAAGCATCGCGAaggatggagagagacagcgacgcacGACTGCGGGGATTGCCTCTGACTTTTCCGCCCCTCCCAGCGCACTGA